Below is a genomic region from Persicimonas caeni.
ACAAAGGCCGGCGAGGACATGGCCGGCGTCGAGAAAGTCTTCGAGAAGAAAGACTCCAACCTCTGGAATGGAAAGTCGGACGCCAAGGTAGGTTCGGACGCCATCACCGCGCTGGGCTCGCTCGACGGCGAGGGCGGCTCAGCCCGAGGCTTAGGTGGCCTGGGCATCTCCGGTGCCGGGCGCGGAGGCGGCGGTATCGCCTCGAAGGGCGTGGTAGGAAGCGGCGAGGGGTACGGGCGCATCCAGGGCTTGGGCTCGGTGAGCACCGGGGGCGGCAAGGGCTACGGCTCGGCGAGCGTGGGTCGCAAGGTCAAGGCGCGCAAGGTGTACCCCAACCTCGCGCCGGCTCCCGAGCCCAACACTGCCCAACGCAACACCGAAAGCTACGCCAACCACGGAGTCAACCAGATGACCGACACGGCCAAAGACGCTAAGTCGACGTTCGCCATCGACGTCGACACCGGCGCCTACACCATCGCGCGCCGCAAGCTGCAAAACGGTCAGGTGCCGCCCGAGGCGTCGGTGCGCGTCGAGGAGTTCGTCAACTATTTCCGCTACAGCTACCCCGACCCCGACTCGGGCGCCTTCGCCGTACACATGGAGGCCGCACCGAGCCCGTTCCTCGCCGAGGACGAGGGCAAGACCCGCAAGATCCTGCGCGTGGGCGTGCAGGGGAAACGCGTCACCAAGACGACCCGAAAGCCGGTCCACCTGACCTTCTTGGTCGACGTGTCGGGGTCGATGTCCAGCCCCGACAAGCTCGGGCTGGCCCAGAAGTCGCTCGAGATTCTGACCAACAACCTGCGCCAGGGTGATTCGGTGGCCATCGCCACCTACGCCGGCCGCGTCGCCAAGATCCTCGACCCGACCGGCCTGGAGAACAAAGGGCGCATCCTCACGGCCATCGAGAGCCTCAAATCGGGCGGCTCGACCGCCATGAACTCCGGCCTCGAGATCGCCTACAAACTCGCCCTGGCCAACTTCCAGAAAGACCACGTCAACCGCGTCATCGTGCTCAGCGACGGCGACGCCAACGTCGGCCCGAGCTCGCACCAGGCTATCTTGAAGCGCATCGAGCACTTCGTCGACGAGGGCGTGACCCTGTCGACCATCGGCTTCGGCATGGGCAACTACAAAGACACGCTCATGGAGCAACTCGCCAACAAGGGCAACGGCAACTACTACTACATCGACACCGCCAAAGAAGCGCGCAAGGTCTTCGGCGAGCAGCTCGACGGCACGCTGCAGGTCATCGCCAAGGATGTGAAGATTCAGGTGGAGTTCGACAAGGAGGCGGTCAAATCGTACCGGCTCATCGGCTACGAAAACCGTGACATCGCCGACAAGGACTTCCGCAACGACAAGGTCGACGCCGGCGAGATCGGCGCCGGACACACGGTCACCGCGCTGTACGAGATGGTGCTGACCGACAAGGCCAAAGACGCCAAGAAGCTTGCGACGGTGCGCATCCGCGCCAAAAAACCCGACGGCGCCAAGGCGAGCGAGCAAGCCTTCCTGCTCACCCACGGCGACCTGAAGGACTCGATTCGAAAGGCCAGCAAGGACTTTCAATTCGCCGCCGCCGTGGCCGGCTTCGCCGAGTTGTTGCGCGGCAGCAAGTACGCCAACGCGCTCAACTACGACCTGATCCACGAGATCGCTAAGTCGGGCACGTCGGCCGGCCAACAAGACCGCCAGGAATTCTTGAAGTTGGTCGAGAAGGCCAAGAGCCTGCAGAAGGGGTGAATGTTCGTCGGGTCGCATGCGTCTGACCGAACGAGCGATAACACAGACGAAGCGACCCGACTCCATCATGACCGACACGACGATGCCACCCCGGCGCCTCGGGCTACTCGCGCTCGGAGCAACCCTCCTCGCCGCCTGCGCGAGCTCACCCGACACGCACGACGCCCGTCGGTCCTCCGAGACCGAGACGCTCGCCAAGGCCGCCAAGGTCGTCCACCAACAACTCGACTTCACCCATCGCAACGCGCGGGTCTACGGCACCTTCGGCGAGTCGGGGACCGTCATCGGGCCGCAAGGCGCGCTGATCGACCCATTGTCAGGTGTCGTGCGCAAGCGGCTCCCCGGAAGCTCCATCGCCCTCGGCCCCGACGGCCGACACGCCTGCATGCGCAAGAGCGAGCAGGACATCGGCGTCTACGACACCGTTGCGGAGCGCTGGCTGTGGACGCAGCCCATCGAGAACGCCGGGCGAGCGCTCGTCTCGAAAGATGCCTGTGCGTTTCCCGTCTCGGACGAATGGCGCAGACTGCGCCGCTGGCGAGTCTTCGACTTGAAGTCGGGCGAAGCAAGACCTGCCCTCGAGCCGAGCCGCCCGGCCCGCTACCCCGGGTCGGCCGCGTCATTTCGCTACTCGCCCGACGGGCGCTGGCTGGTCGTCTCGGCGCCGCCGGCGGAGGCATCGGCCTCCGAGCACCCCGACGTGCGCTCGTTTCGCCCCTGGCTCCACCGCATCATCGACCTCGAGGACTTCTCGGTCGTGCGCACCGAGCGAGCGCGTTGCCTGACGTGGACCACGAAGGGCGCGACCGCGTGCGCCGAGACCGTCGGCTACGAGCCCTACCGCCGCTACGTCGCCCCACTGCCCGACGGAAAGCACGTCCTCATCGAGCAACGCACCCAGCTCGTCACGCTACCCGACGACGGCAGCCAGGACCTCGAGCGACGCTACGTCTCTCGCGAGATCGCCACCGTCGAGCGCGGCTCCGGTGCGCGCAAAGCGCTGCTCGATCCGGTCGCGCGCAAAGGCATCTCGATCGCCCAAAGCCACGGCATGCCCGTCGTCGCCTCTGCCGACGGACACGTGCTCTACTGGCACAACGACGCAGGCGTCTTTCGCTGGCGATGGAAGCGCGGCGAGCGGCCCGAGCAACTGTCGGACGCGCCGATGACGTTTCGGTATTACTGGCAGTATATGCGGCTTTTGGGCCCCGAGCTCTCCCCGCAGGGCAACTACCTGGGCTTTATCGACCCCTCCAGCCGGCTCCACCGCATCCGTCTGTCGGACGACACCGCGCTGCCTGTGGTCGCGCTTCCGACCACCGCGCCGGGTAACTCGACGCCGATTTGGCGATACGCCATCGACGACGACGGCAGCGTCGCGGTGTTGGTCGATGATAAGGAGAATAACAAGAACACCCGCGGGCTCTTCGTCGCCGGCCCCGACGAGGACAAGCTCACGCGCGTGTCGAAATGGAAGATGATCGCCGACATGCCCGCCGAAATGCAGTGGGTCCGACGCGACGACGAGCGACGTCTGGTGGTGCTCGACGGCAAATACGGCCTGTACGTCTTCGACCCCGACGGGTGGACGTTCGCCCATTACGCGCCCCGCAAGCCGACCTACAGCGTCTACGAG
It encodes:
- a CDS encoding vWA domain-containing protein, with amino-acid sequence MRPTLFKYLLIACALSFAACEAEEPKTMDVPDKAEEPDRFVQMMAQPDEAQAEEAEEAKEGEEAAVPTPEADEAQAQPAVGPASTKAGEDMAGVEKVFEKKDSNLWNGKSDAKVGSDAITALGSLDGEGGSARGLGGLGISGAGRGGGGIASKGVVGSGEGYGRIQGLGSVSTGGGKGYGSASVGRKVKARKVYPNLAPAPEPNTAQRNTESYANHGVNQMTDTAKDAKSTFAIDVDTGAYTIARRKLQNGQVPPEASVRVEEFVNYFRYSYPDPDSGAFAVHMEAAPSPFLAEDEGKTRKILRVGVQGKRVTKTTRKPVHLTFLVDVSGSMSSPDKLGLAQKSLEILTNNLRQGDSVAIATYAGRVAKILDPTGLENKGRILTAIESLKSGGSTAMNSGLEIAYKLALANFQKDHVNRVIVLSDGDANVGPSSHQAILKRIEHFVDEGVTLSTIGFGMGNYKDTLMEQLANKGNGNYYYIDTAKEARKVFGEQLDGTLQVIAKDVKIQVEFDKEAVKSYRLIGYENRDIADKDFRNDKVDAGEIGAGHTVTALYEMVLTDKAKDAKKLATVRIRAKKPDGAKASEQAFLLTHGDLKDSIRKASKDFQFAAAVAGFAELLRGSKYANALNYDLIHEIAKSGTSAGQQDRQEFLKLVEKAKSLQKG